From Hoplias malabaricus isolate fHopMal1 chromosome 11, fHopMal1.hap1, whole genome shotgun sequence, a single genomic window includes:
- the LOC136709352 gene encoding ecto-ADP-ribosyltransferase 5-like yields the protein MADSQGFTDVSEFGQIPQIELTEYPKSIDDDFDGCKEEMYYLVIFKYLKEEMKSYSLQNEWNSARERDALRKLAVREYSRDIYLELNDRMREGKDGYQTSFGLISLHFLLTDAIQTLKPTSKCETAYRFSYNKFKLKGSTMRFGSFASSTRDPNLRTFGRETCFNITTCFGADIAALSVLPGEAEILIPPYERFKEEPPGEVHPDLRDCKRIIRLKSIEKKSNMKCELFPEKRRKAV from the exons ATGGCGGATAGTCAGGGGTTCACTGATGTTAGTGAATTTGGAcag aTCCCACAA atTGAATTGACTGAATACCCAAAATCCATCGACGATGACTTTGATGGATGCAAGGAAGAGATGTATTACCTGgtgatttttaaatatcttaaaGAAGAAATGAAGTCATACAGCTTGCAAAACGAATGGAATTCTGCTAGAGAAAGAGATGCGCTGAGAAAGCTAGCTGTCCGTGAATATTCCAGAGATATTTACCTTGAGTTGAACGATAGAATGCGTGAGGGCAAAGATGGCTACCAGACCAGTTTTGGTCTGATCTCTTTACACTTTCTGCTCACAGATGCCATACAAACCCTCAAGCCTACGAGCAAATGTGAAACTGCTTATCGTTTCAGCTACAATAAATTTAAACTAAAAGGCAGTACCATGAGATTCGGCAGCTTTGCTTCTTCCACACGAGACCCCAACCTGAGAACATTCGGCAGAGAGACCTGTTTCAACATCACTACATGTTTCGGCGCAGATATAGCCGCACTTTCTGTATTACCTGGTGAGGCAGAGATACTAATCCCACCGTATGAGAGATTTAAAGAAGAACCTCCTGGAGAGGTTCACCCAGATCTTAGAGACTGCAAGCGCATCATCAGACTGAAGAGCATTGAGAAGAAGAGTAACATGAAATGTGAACTTTTCCCggagaaaagaagaaaggcTGTTTAA